In Clostridium sp. DL-VIII, the following proteins share a genomic window:
- a CDS encoding efflux RND transporter permease subunit, which yields MKRFNLTEWCLNRKQLIYFLAITIIAAGIFVYPKLGRNEDPEFTIREMYITVAWPGATSSQVEEQITDKIERKLQDTPNKDYIRSYSMPGQAVIFIDLKDEVPSDKIRDTWVEVRNEINDIRGTLPSNIVGPNFNDRYDDVYGCIYALSSDGYTYEEMREKAENIRRSLLNVKDVKKVELIGVQTEKIFIQVENTKMAQLGISPNTITSTLQAQNSVIPAGMIQTSTDNAYLRVSGMFDDVDNISNLPIKAGSQTFRLGDIANITRGYSDPPDPKMFFNGKESIGIAISMEKGGNVLNLGENLNKALLQIKNDLPLGMNIDQVADQPEAVTDSINEFLETFVLALAIVMLVSFVSLGLRTGLVVALSIPLVIAGVFVAMFLLGIPLHKVSLGALIIALGLLVDDAIIAIEMMSVKLEQGWDRFKAGCFAFTSTAFPMLTGTLITCSAFTPVGFSKGTASEYTGSVFAVVTIALLFSWIISVCFVPVLGFDLIKIKHKENKKNDVYDTKFYRGFRGILNWCLNHRKLILTATIILFCLSGFSISHYVQKEFFPAATRPELLIDMTLPQGSSIAATQEAANNLAEDLKDDKDIINYSYYVGMGAPRFVLSLEPIAQSSNVAQFVILTKDIAARDRVSKDVQKLFDEGFENVQSHIKVIQNGPPSNYPVMLRVTGSDNDKVREIAGEVRDTMAADPNLYNINFDWFEKIKGISVEVDQDKARMLGIDSAQISAALQGQLSGTTVSQFRQEDKTVDIILKMDSANSHDLGYIKNLNITLPSGSSIPLDQIAKINYNAEDGLITRRDLKPTITVQAEVLQGTTGNDASTNIYNQLESLRKSLPAGYSIDIGGALERSEKGLAQVQNVVPFMIILMIILLMFQLQNVPKMVMTLLTAPLGLIGVAIALLAFKSPMGFVVVLGILALMGIIIRNSVILVDQITKHVKEGETIRDAIIDSTILRFRPIMLTAIAAIMGMIPLIRNSFWGPMAVAMSGGLFVATILTLLVLPVIYASWYRVDKRTKMPLDSQAEESINEKEIDNSISELDNKPN from the coding sequence GTGAAGCGTTTCAATTTAACAGAATGGTGTCTTAACAGAAAACAACTTATATATTTTTTAGCTATTACAATAATTGCAGCCGGAATTTTTGTTTATCCAAAACTTGGAAGAAATGAAGACCCTGAGTTTACCATCCGTGAAATGTATATAACGGTAGCATGGCCTGGTGCAACTTCAAGCCAGGTTGAAGAGCAGATTACCGATAAAATAGAAAGAAAGTTGCAAGATACTCCCAATAAGGATTATATAAGAAGCTATTCAATGCCAGGGCAGGCAGTTATATTTATTGATTTGAAAGATGAGGTTCCTAGTGATAAAATTAGAGATACTTGGGTTGAAGTGAGAAATGAAATTAACGATATAAGAGGAACTCTGCCATCGAATATAGTTGGACCTAATTTTAATGACCGCTATGATGATGTATACGGATGTATTTATGCATTAAGCTCTGATGGCTATACCTATGAAGAAATGAGAGAGAAGGCAGAAAATATAAGAAGATCTCTGCTAAATGTAAAAGATGTTAAAAAGGTAGAATTAATAGGAGTTCAGACAGAAAAAATATTTATTCAGGTAGAAAATACTAAAATGGCACAGCTTGGGATAAGTCCAAATACAATCACAAGCACTCTGCAAGCACAAAATTCTGTTATACCTGCAGGAATGATACAAACGTCAACAGATAATGCATATCTTCGCGTAAGTGGTATGTTTGATGATGTGGATAATATCTCTAATCTGCCAATTAAAGCTGGAAGTCAAACTTTTCGTTTAGGAGATATCGCAAACATTACTCGTGGTTACTCTGATCCACCTGATCCTAAGATGTTCTTTAATGGAAAAGAGTCAATAGGAATTGCAATTTCCATGGAAAAGGGTGGTAATGTTTTAAATTTAGGTGAAAACTTAAATAAAGCATTACTTCAAATTAAAAATGATCTGCCTTTAGGTATGAATATAGATCAAGTAGCTGATCAGCCTGAAGCTGTTACAGATTCTATTAATGAGTTTTTAGAGACCTTTGTTTTGGCATTGGCCATAGTAATGCTGGTGAGCTTTGTAAGTCTTGGACTTAGGACTGGATTAGTGGTAGCCTTATCAATTCCATTAGTCATTGCAGGAGTATTTGTTGCAATGTTCCTTTTGGGAATTCCACTGCACAAAGTATCTTTAGGTGCTCTGATAATTGCACTTGGACTTTTGGTTGATGATGCAATTATTGCAATTGAAATGATGTCAGTTAAACTTGAGCAGGGATGGGATAGGTTTAAGGCTGGCTGCTTTGCCTTTACTTCAACAGCCTTTCCAATGCTTACTGGTACACTTATTACCTGCTCTGCTTTTACTCCAGTAGGTTTTTCAAAGGGAACTGCATCTGAATATACAGGAAGTGTATTCGCTGTTGTTACAATTGCACTACTTTTCTCTTGGATTATTTCAGTATGCTTTGTTCCAGTATTAGGATTTGATTTGATTAAGATTAAGCATAAGGAAAATAAAAAGAATGATGTATATGATACAAAATTTTATCGTGGATTTCGGGGCATTTTAAACTGGTGTTTAAATCACCGCAAACTCATATTAACGGCAACAATAATATTGTTTTGTTTATCTGGCTTTTCAATTTCCCATTATGTTCAGAAAGAATTTTTCCCAGCTGCAACAAGGCCTGAACTTTTGATAGATATGACTCTGCCACAAGGCTCTTCTATTGCAGCAACTCAAGAAGCAGCTAATAATTTGGCAGAGGATTTAAAAGATGATAAAGATATCATTAATTACTCTTATTATGTAGGCATGGGGGCTCCACGTTTTGTATTATCTCTAGAACCTATCGCGCAAAGCAGTAATGTTGCACAGTTTGTCATATTGACTAAAGACATTGCAGCAAGGGATAGAGTGAGTAAGGATGTTCAAAAATTATTTGATGAAGGATTTGAAAATGTTCAAAGTCATATAAAGGTTATTCAAAATGGACCACCTAGTAATTATCCGGTTATGCTTCGAGTTACAGGAAGCGATAATGATAAGGTTCGTGAGATTGCAGGAGAAGTACGTGATACTATGGCTGCTGACCCTAATTTATATAATATTAATTTTGACTGGTTTGAAAAAATAAAAGGTATTTCTGTTGAAGTAGATCAGGATAAAGCAAGAATGCTTGGCATAGATAGTGCTCAGATTTCTGCAGCTTTGCAGGGACAATTGTCTGGTACTACAGTATCTCAATTTAGACAGGAAGACAAAACAGTAGATATTATATTAAAAATGGATTCAGCAAACAGTCATGATTTAGGTTATATTAAGAATTTAAATATCACACTTCCAAGCGGTAGCTCTATTCCGTTAGATCAAATAGCTAAAATTAATTATAATGCTGAAGATGGTTTAATAACAAGAAGGGATTTAAAACCTACTATTACGGTTCAAGCTGAAGTATTGCAAGGTACAACCGGAAATGATGCTTCTACAAATATATATAATCAGCTTGAAAGCTTAAGAAAATCTCTTCCAGCAGGATATAGCATAGACATTGGCGGGGCTTTAGAAAGAAGTGAAAAGGGATTAGCTCAAGTTCAAAATGTAGTTCCTTTCATGATAATTTTAATGATCATACTGTTAATGTTCCAACTTCAAAATGTACCTAAGATGGTAATGACCTTGCTTACAGCACCTTTGGGATTAATTGGAGTTGCAATAGCTTTACTTGCATTTAAGAGTCCAATGGGATTTGTTGTAGTACTTGGTATTTTAGCGTTAATGGGAATCATAATAAGAAATTCTGTTATTTTGGTGGATCAAATTACAAAACACGTTAAAGAAGGAGAAACTATAAGGGACGCTATTATAGATTCGACTATTTTAAGGTTTAGGCCTATCATGTTAACGGCTATAGCTGCAATTATGGGAATGATACCATTAATCCGAAATTCCTTTTGGGGACCAATGGCAGTAGCAATGAGCGGTGGTTTATTTGTTGCAACAATATTAACTTTACTTGTACTACCTGTTATTTATGCCTCATGGTATAGAGTGGACAAAAGAACTAAAATGCCTTTAGATAGTCAGGCAGAAGAAAGTATTAATGAAAAAGAAATTGATAATAGTATTAGTGAGTTAGATAATAAACCTAATTAA
- a CDS encoding galactose ABC transporter substrate-binding protein, with protein sequence MKILKRMLIIIILIVVSMNNIHNYIPVNAQVSSEKPVKTAVVLFSFDDPYISLVRKGLEEIQNKNKSNVDFAFFDGARNQNIQNTLIDSILQSDYELLLVNLVDLNQETVESVVDKAKQKNIPLILFNTVPFDTKPIQSYSRSLVISTDAKQSGILQGNLVVSEWNSNKKAIDINDDNILQYIMFQGPENITVTFERSSYSISTIKDSGIKTQEILVKSCSWDETCAKESMDLLFLRYNGKFDAIISNNDAMALGSIKALQRYGYNTGNKSKYIPVFGIDGIPEAIDLIDKGLMAGTVIQNPNETAEALYTVGINLVNNMPPLENTNYKFDETGVTIQMPYYEYKK encoded by the coding sequence ATGAAAATATTAAAAAGAATGTTAATTATAATTATACTAATTGTAGTATCAATGAATAATATTCATAATTATATACCTGTAAACGCGCAAGTCTCGTCTGAAAAACCTGTTAAAACTGCTGTAGTATTATTTAGTTTCGATGATCCCTATATTTCTCTAGTTCGAAAGGGCTTAGAAGAAATTCAAAATAAAAATAAAAGTAACGTTGATTTTGCCTTTTTTGATGGTGCAAGAAACCAAAATATACAAAATACACTTATAGATTCGATTCTACAAAGTGACTATGAACTTCTATTAGTAAATTTAGTTGATCTGAATCAAGAGACAGTAGAATCGGTTGTAGATAAAGCAAAACAAAAAAATATACCATTAATTTTATTTAATACAGTTCCATTCGATACAAAACCCATTCAATCCTATAGCAGATCTTTGGTTATATCAACAGATGCTAAACAATCTGGTATTTTACAAGGAAATCTCGTTGTTTCCGAATGGAATTCTAACAAAAAAGCTATAGATATAAATGATGATAATATCTTACAATACATAATGTTTCAAGGTCCCGAAAATATCACCGTAACATTTGAAAGAAGCTCTTATTCAATTTCAACAATTAAAGATTCTGGAATAAAAACACAAGAAATCCTGGTAAAATCTTGTTCTTGGGATGAAACATGTGCAAAAGAATCTATGGACTTATTATTTTTAAGATATAATGGTAAGTTTGATGCAATAATTTCAAATAATGATGCCATGGCTCTAGGTAGCATAAAAGCATTACAAAGATATGGATATAACACTGGTAATAAATCAAAATATATTCCTGTTTTCGGAATTGATGGAATACCTGAAGCTATAGATTTGATTGATAAAGGTTTAATGGCCGGTACAGTTATTCAAAATCCCAATGAAACCGCTGAAGCACTTTACACTGTTGGAATTAATTTAGTTAATAACATGCCACCTCTTGAAAATACAAATTATAAATTTGATGAAACAGGTGTTACGATTCAAATGCCCTATTATGAATATAAAAAGTAA
- a CDS encoding tRNA-uridine aminocarboxypropyltransferase, with protein sequence MDSKFKVKQITKLYESCNKCGLPIVNCICNIAPKIRTKAKILILSTEREFNRPSNTARLLKLMNTNSTELILWERTSTPKKLIEYINSEEYETYILFPVENDNLSEKKFEYRSSEKTPAFIILDGTWKEAEKIFRKSYYLKNLPQISLKPIYKSEYTLRKGASEGELCTIEAAIEVLKLNQEFENAQLIKDAFNLFLKSFKAGVNGVKLEY encoded by the coding sequence ATGGATTCTAAATTTAAAGTTAAACAAATCACGAAATTGTATGAGAGTTGCAACAAATGCGGATTACCAATAGTAAATTGTATCTGTAATATTGCACCTAAAATAAGGACTAAAGCAAAGATATTAATATTATCAACGGAAAGAGAATTCAATAGACCTTCCAATACAGCTAGATTATTGAAGCTGATGAATACAAACTCAACTGAATTAATTCTTTGGGAGAGAACAAGTACTCCTAAAAAATTAATTGAATACATCAATAGTGAAGAGTATGAAACATATATACTATTTCCTGTAGAGAATGATAATTTATCAGAAAAAAAATTTGAATATAGAAGTTCAGAGAAAACTCCAGCATTTATTATATTGGATGGTACATGGAAAGAAGCTGAAAAGATATTTAGAAAGAGTTATTACTTGAAAAATTTACCACAAATCTCATTGAAACCAATTTATAAGTCAGAATATACGTTAAGAAAAGGTGCGTCAGAAGGAGAACTATGTACTATAGAAGCGGCAATCGAAGTACTTAAGTTAAATCAGGAATTTGAGAATGCACAATTAATTAAAGATGCTTTCAATTTATTTTTAAAAAGTTTTAAAGCAGGAGTTAATGGAGTGAAGTTAGAATATTAG
- a CDS encoding AsnC family transcriptional regulator, translated as MLDNTDKLILTELSKNSRITMKELGERVHFLIGHYQEVN; from the coding sequence ATGTTAGATAATACAGATAAACTTATTTTAACAGAATTGTCTAAGAATAGTCGTATAACGATGAAAGAGCTTGGAGAAAGAGTGCATTTTCTCATTGGACATTATCAAGAAGTGAATTAA
- a CDS encoding GNAT family N-acetyltransferase, producing MKFGEKEIELKDGATCILRSPNEDDAEEMIKYLKMTSEETHFMVRYPEEINITIDKEIELLKESLNSSTDMMIAAFINNNLAGNVGINIVRNHIKLKHRAVFGISIKEEYWNNGIGNALIKEVIEQARQMGYEQIELGVFSDNEKAKNLYKKYGFEVWGNIKNAYKLKDGTYRDEIIMGRKL from the coding sequence ATGAAGTTTGGAGAAAAAGAAATAGAATTAAAAGACGGAGCAACATGCATTTTAAGAAGTCCAAATGAAGATGATGCAGAAGAAATGATTAAATATTTAAAAATGACATCAGAGGAGACACACTTTATGGTTAGATATCCTGAAGAAATCAATATAACAATTGATAAAGAAATAGAACTTCTCAAGGAAAGCCTAAATAGTAGTACAGATATGATGATTGCAGCATTTATTAACAATAACCTTGCAGGCAATGTAGGTATTAATATTGTAAGAAATCATATTAAGCTTAAACATCGAGCAGTATTTGGAATTTCTATAAAAGAAGAGTACTGGAATAATGGTATTGGAAATGCGCTTATCAAAGAAGTAATCGAACAAGCAAGACAAATGGGTTATGAACAAATTGAACTTGGTGTGTTTTCTGATAATGAGAAAGCAAAAAATTTATATAAAAAGTATGGTTTTGAGGTTTGGGGAAATATAAAAAATGCATATAAACTTAAAGATGGAACATATCGTGATGAAATTATTATGGGAAGAAAGTTATAA
- a CDS encoding beta-xylosidase: protein MKKKFIGMTFGLAIMLALGAVPGKPAFAASNLTVDCGNTIRGVTHCASGSLYGVTESKPGDIAQFVAPLKPNVFTNPALAGSQNQQPIGASIPVAGRLTNTTGKVMIRLADIYPKWPYAFTNMNDWLSKVTNVINTKKASGYSNFYGYEIWNEPDGTWKSTTVSFNDMWLQTYKLIRSLDSNAQIVGPSYSYYNHSRMNDFLSFCKTNNCLPDVICWHELGGSGSIAVNIKDLKAIESALGISEKKISINEYCDSSHYAEGQPGASAPFIAKFERNKVDSACISWWWTGAPGRLGSLMASDTQKGAGWWFYKWYGDMTGNMVNVTPPNDNSNGVDGFACVDSSTKYVSILIGGVNDGSINVNIKNIPSFIGSTANVKVEKVDWTSKDTPVSGTSLVSSNSYAVSNGAINVSIPNTNNTSGYRIYITQ from the coding sequence ATGAAAAAGAAATTTATTGGTATGACATTTGGTTTGGCGATTATGTTAGCACTAGGAGCAGTCCCTGGAAAGCCAGCTTTTGCAGCTAGCAATTTAACTGTAGATTGTGGAAATACGATTAGAGGAGTAACTCATTGTGCAAGTGGCTCTCTCTATGGAGTTACTGAAAGCAAACCAGGTGATATTGCACAGTTTGTAGCACCTCTTAAGCCAAATGTTTTCACAAATCCAGCCTTAGCTGGATCGCAAAATCAGCAACCTATAGGAGCGTCTATACCAGTGGCCGGAAGACTTACTAATACAACTGGAAAAGTTATGATTAGATTAGCAGATATATATCCAAAGTGGCCTTATGCTTTTACAAATATGAATGATTGGCTTAGTAAGGTTACTAATGTAATAAACACAAAAAAGGCATCAGGATATTCAAATTTTTATGGCTATGAGATATGGAATGAGCCAGATGGTACCTGGAAAAGTACTACAGTAAGCTTTAATGATATGTGGCTTCAAACATATAAATTGATACGTTCTTTGGATTCAAACGCCCAGATTGTAGGACCTTCTTATTCTTACTACAATCATAGCAGAATGAATGATTTCCTTAGTTTTTGTAAGACTAATAATTGTCTTCCAGATGTAATCTGCTGGCATGAACTTGGAGGAAGCGGCAGTATCGCTGTAAACATTAAAGATCTGAAAGCAATAGAAAGTGCACTTGGAATATCAGAAAAGAAAATTTCAATAAATGAATATTGTGATAGTAGTCATTATGCGGAGGGACAACCAGGAGCATCAGCACCTTTTATTGCTAAATTCGAACGAAATAAAGTAGATTCAGCTTGTATTTCGTGGTGGTGGACAGGTGCACCTGGGAGATTAGGAAGTCTTATGGCATCTGATACACAAAAAGGTGCTGGATGGTGGTTTTATAAATGGTATGGTGATATGACTGGCAATATGGTTAATGTAACACCTCCAAATGATAATAGCAATGGAGTGGATGGTTTCGCTTGTGTTGATTCAAGTACTAAGTATGTAAGTATACTTATAGGTGGTGTAAATGATGGAAGCATTAATGTAAATATAAAAAATATCCCATCTTTTATTGGTTCAACGGCTAATGTTAAAGTAGAAAAAGTAGATTGGACAAGTAAAGACACGCCTGTAAGCGGCACATCTTTAGTTTCTTCAAATAGTTACGCTGTATCTAATGGAGCGATTAATGTATCAATACCAAATACAAATAATACTAGTGGTTATCGCATTTATATAACTCAGTGA
- a CDS encoding DUF1919 domain-containing protein: protein MSSNIESALNLRDKDFSIICNNCVGGFIYQYYNIEYKTPTLGLFILAQDYIKFLLDIKFYLSKQLEFIKPRESIYYENFKQFEEHMKFPIAKLHDIEVFFMHYKNEEEATEKWNRRINKINWNDLIIIFAENETCNYEMIKQFDALPFNNKICFTKEDYPEIKSSCCIEEMKDPSKSWDVETIMKHFNITEFINNRSN from the coding sequence ATGTCATCAAATATAGAATCAGCATTAAACTTGAGGGATAAAGATTTTAGTATAATATGTAATAATTGCGTAGGGGGATTTATATATCAATATTACAATATTGAATACAAAACTCCTACATTAGGTTTATTTATTCTCGCACAAGATTATATTAAATTTTTGTTGGATATTAAATTTTATCTTTCAAAGCAATTAGAATTTATTAAACCAAGAGAATCAATATATTATGAGAATTTTAAGCAATTTGAAGAGCATATGAAATTTCCAATTGCCAAGTTGCATGATATTGAGGTATTCTTTATGCACTATAAAAATGAAGAAGAAGCAACAGAAAAATGGAATAGGCGGATAAATAAGATTAACTGGAATGATTTAATAATTATTTTTGCAGAAAATGAAACTTGCAATTATGAAATGATAAAACAATTTGATGCTCTTCCATTTAATAATAAAATATGTTTTACAAAAGAGGATTACCCAGAGATAAAATCATCCTGTTGTATAGAGGAAATGAAAGATCCTTCAAAATCATGGGACGTAGAAACAATAATGAAGCATTTTAACATAACAGAGTTTATAAATAACAGATCCAATTAA
- a CDS encoding Collagen triple helix repeat-containing protein gives MRRKKDYNCEPKGSINTGSKNSGDKEKEKKYHKDEKHPLKAVHKPKPSSVFGNASVARIPGPPGPPGPQGPLGPQGIPGPPGPPGPPGPPGRSGTSGFPAIPIVSTPQVIAGPQGIPGIPGTPGPPGVPGIPGIPGIPGPPGIPGIPGPPGPPGPSGGSLCKNSIKYALDIIREANPNQNVSLISFSTTKTGIISGFQPNRDVVNIIDTNTQNTIYVSLCNVIFITFPDEPNVAELLPNNYDAALQGSCNEDIESAIKTILNSYEFPINIELIIDIINNSSDSYQIETVYGLCNGILWVKFNDTVEGNRYGAIPLCSIFSVSQGTNVPC, from the coding sequence ATGAGGCGGAAAAAAGACTATAATTGTGAACCAAAAGGTTCTATCAATACAGGTAGTAAGAATTCAGGAGATAAAGAGAAAGAGAAAAAGTATCACAAAGACGAAAAACATCCGCTTAAAGCTGTTCATAAACCAAAACCAAGTTCAGTATTTGGTAATGCATCTGTGGCAAGAATACCAGGGCCACCGGGACCACCTGGGCCTCAAGGACCATTAGGACCTCAAGGGATACCAGGACCTCCAGGACCACCGGGACCTCCAGGACCACCGGGCAGATCAGGGACATCTGGATTTCCAGCAATTCCAATAGTTTCAACACCTCAAGTAATTGCAGGACCACAGGGAATACCAGGAATACCAGGAACACCAGGACCACCGGGAGTGCCAGGAATACCAGGGATACCTGGAATACCGGGGCCACCAGGAATACCTGGAATACCAGGGCCGCCGGGACCTCCAGGACCATCTGGTGGATCTCTATGTAAAAATTCAATCAAATATGCCTTAGATATAATTCGAGAAGCAAATCCTAATCAAAATGTGTCTTTAATTTCATTTAGTACTACAAAAACAGGCATAATAAGTGGATTTCAACCAAATAGAGATGTGGTAAATATAATAGATACAAACACACAGAATACTATATATGTGTCATTGTGTAATGTTATTTTTATTACGTTTCCAGATGAGCCTAATGTAGCAGAATTATTACCGAACAATTATGATGCTGCTCTACAAGGCAGTTGTAATGAAGATATTGAATCTGCAATAAAAACTATTTTAAATAGTTATGAATTTCCAATAAATATTGAATTAATTATTGATATTATAAATAATTCAAGTGATTCATATCAAATTGAAACGGTATATGGTTTATGCAATGGTATACTTTGGGTAAAATTTAATGATACAGTTGAAGGAAACAGATATGGTGCCATACCGCTATGTTCAATTTTTAGTGTATCACAAGGAACAAATGTACCGTGCTAA
- a CDS encoding DNA-3-methyladenine glycosylase encodes MPIKINRAKENPVNIKKLHRDFFNRDSLIVAKELLGKVLVHEVNGQRISARIVEAEAYMGITDRAAHSYGGKRTQRVEVMYGGPGFSYVFIIYGMHYCFNVVTREEGNPQAVLIRALEPSEGLDFMAKSRFGKEYNTLTKSQIKGLTNGPGKLCKALLIDKGLNGEDLCGDNLYIEEGENEKFNIIHSKRVGIDYAGEAKDYLWRFYIEGNKYVSVR; translated from the coding sequence ATGCCAATTAAAATTAATAGAGCAAAAGAAAATCCAGTAAATATTAAAAAATTACATAGAGACTTTTTTAATAGAGACTCATTAATAGTCGCAAAGGAACTCTTAGGGAAGGTACTTGTGCATGAAGTTAATGGTCAAAGAATTTCCGCAAGGATTGTTGAAGCTGAGGCATATATGGGAATAACAGATAGAGCTGCACATTCCTATGGCGGAAAGAGGACTCAAAGAGTTGAGGTTATGTATGGAGGACCCGGATTTTCCTACGTATTTATAATTTATGGTATGCACTATTGCTTTAATGTAGTTACTAGAGAAGAAGGGAATCCTCAGGCTGTTTTAATAAGAGCTCTTGAACCATCAGAAGGGTTAGATTTTATGGCTAAAAGTAGATTTGGAAAGGAATATAATACTTTAACTAAAAGTCAAATAAAGGGATTAACTAATGGACCAGGTAAGTTATGCAAAGCTTTATTAATTGATAAAGGCTTAAACGGAGAAGATTTATGTGGAGACAATCTATATATAGAAGAAGGGGAAAATGAAAAATTTAATATAATACATTCCAAGCGTGTGGGAATCGATTATGCTGGAGAGGCAAAGGATTATCTTTGGAGATTTTATATAGAAGGCAATAAATATGTATCAGTAAGATAA
- a CDS encoding AAA family ATPase: MKVRIETMRDKIICLVGESGSGKSTIAELLEKEGYNYIQSYTTRKPRFKNEKGHIFVEHAPEVFDTNDFSKEEILKNGIIAHTYFDNNHYWATKEQYQNKGISLYIVDPDGVKEIKNDIKDSEIVAIYIKVDEEERRRRMLKKRDPQSVKDRIEYDREIFKIVQCEYVINNNENIDDTVKLIKQIVD, translated from the coding sequence ATGAAAGTAAGGATTGAAACTATGAGAGATAAGATAATATGCTTAGTAGGGGAATCAGGAAGTGGGAAAAGCACTATAGCAGAACTTTTAGAAAAAGAAGGATATAACTATATACAAAGTTATACAACGAGAAAACCAAGATTTAAAAATGAAAAAGGTCATATATTTGTTGAGCATGCACCAGAAGTTTTTGATACTAATGATTTTTCTAAAGAAGAAATTTTAAAGAATGGAATTATAGCTCACACATATTTTGATAACAATCATTATTGGGCAACAAAAGAGCAATATCAAAATAAAGGTATTAGTTTATATATAGTTGACCCAGATGGTGTTAAAGAGATTAAAAATGATATTAAAGATTCAGAAATAGTGGCCATTTATATTAAAGTAGATGAAGAAGAGAGACGGCGTAGGATGCTGAAAAAAAGAGATCCTCAAAGTGTTAAAGATAGAATTGAGTATGATAGGGAGATTTTTAAAATAGTTCAATGCGAATATGTGATAAATAATAATGAAAATATTGATGATACAGTTAAACTAATAAAACAGATTGTCGATTGA
- a CDS encoding galactose ABC transporter substrate-binding protein encodes MRIFRRTLVILEAMIIALSIIPIDESRIVNARINLFRQRPIAVSVVLYNFEDVFISLVRQGLEEIQKQNPGKVEFKFYDGKGNQSIENEVIDNIIKNENVDILLVNLANTQATQEVIDMAKSRDIPVVFFNREPVALDPIKAYPKSFYVGTNAKEAGSLQGQILVNLWNNDRNFIDKNNDGILEYIMLQGERSSIEAQERTQYSVSTINNAGIKTQQLALNVSNWRRDLAQNAVNSLFLQYDGRIEAIIANNDEMAIGAIEALQSHGYNQGDKTKTIPVVGVDATAEAQELIKKGYMAGSVIQNPSDMAKAIYAIGLNIFQGNAPLYNTEYKADETGVAVRLPYREYVA; translated from the coding sequence ATGCGTATATTTAGGAGAACTTTAGTTATTTTAGAAGCTATGATTATAGCATTATCAATAATTCCGATAGATGAAAGTAGAATAGTTAATGCTCGAATAAATTTATTTAGGCAAAGACCTATAGCGGTAAGTGTAGTACTATATAATTTTGAAGATGTATTTATTTCTTTAGTAAGACAAGGTTTAGAGGAAATTCAAAAACAAAATCCAGGAAAAGTTGAATTTAAATTTTATGATGGAAAAGGAAATCAATCAATTGAAAATGAGGTAATTGACAACATAATTAAGAATGAGAATGTTGATATTCTATTAGTAAATCTAGCTAATACACAGGCTACCCAAGAAGTTATTGATATGGCTAAAAGCAGAGATATTCCTGTAGTTTTTTTCAATAGAGAACCAGTAGCGTTAGATCCAATTAAAGCCTATCCTAAATCTTTTTATGTAGGAACAAATGCAAAAGAGGCAGGTTCATTGCAAGGGCAAATTTTAGTGAATTTATGGAATAATGATAGAAATTTTATCGATAAAAACAATGATGGAATCTTAGAATATATTATGCTGCAAGGGGAGCGCAGCAGCATAGAAGCCCAGGAGAGAACACAATATTCCGTGTCAACAATTAATAATGCAGGAATAAAAACTCAACAGTTAGCATTAAATGTTAGCAATTGGAGAAGGGATTTAGCTCAAAATGCTGTAAATTCATTGTTCTTACAGTATGATGGAAGAATAGAGGCGATAATTGCTAACAATGATGAAATGGCGATAGGTGCCATTGAAGCATTGCAAAGTCATGGTTATAACCAAGGTGATAAAACGAAAACAATTCCTGTTGTTGGTGTAGATGCAACAGCAGAAGCTCAAGAATTAATAAAGAAGGGGTATATGGCAGGCTCAGTTATTCAAAATCCATCTGATATGGCAAAGGCTATCTATGCAATAGGATTAAATATATTTCAAGGTAACGCACCTCTTTATAATACAGAATACAAAGCAGATGAAACAGGAGTTGCAGTTAGATTACCATATAGAGAATATGTTGCTTAA